The genomic window TTGGtcaagaccgaaagtcgtgagctgcttgagccatatgtaaaagaatcatttctgacCATTCCCCTGAAAATGGCGCTTAGAGAACTTTCCTAATTTGCGTGGTCTTCTACACATGGCACCTCCTAGATGTATATAGgtttataataaatatcaaaatcatACCAACATAATCCAATATTTTGCTAAAAACTGTGAGTGATTCTAGTCTCGACCCTATCGTCTTATAACCACTGTACAGCGACTTCCTCACCGTCTGCTACTATAATATTTTGTCTTGGAAAATACGCTACATCttgaaattccaaaaaaaaaaaaaaattttaattttttattgatttacaaCGTCGTTTTTTTCAGTGAGCGCACCATACTTTTAGCGTAGTGGTGTGTGCCTTTTCGCCACTCAAGGGAGGGTGTATTAATGCaggttttattttttgcctGGTCCAAGTGCATTTCAGCATTGAGCGGTACCTACGTACTACACACACCTACTTTAGACATATTTTCCCACATATAAAGCTCTTTTTAAAGTATAGCATAACGTAGGCGctcttaaatttgttttctcTTAATGTTTCTTAAATACTCATTATCCCACACAATAGCAGGGAGGTTTACTAAAGGGAAATCCATAAGAAGATGTTAATGAAATAAACAAGACTGGCACACGTTTTGTGCAACAAGTTAGGCAGTGCTCTTCTTCAGCTCAATGGAAATTTTCTGTGACGAATGAGTAGTAAAAAGAAAAGTGAGAAGTTGTATAGAATtggtttttttatatacattgcATTCATAATACTCATTTTCCATATCAACCCTATAGAACGAGAGGCATACGATACAACTTTGAAAAGCTTACTTCGCACACATACTTTTGGATAAATtgattatacaagtatatgccgCGCATTTTGTAGCATAATTTGTTCCATATGTGCAATGTAATGTTTGATGAAAATTTTGCGCTTCCAATAAAGTGTCCCCTGTCGCATAATAACGAATGTTGAATTCGTATAAAACGACTTTAAAATGGAATATTTCATGCTTTTTGGTAATAAAGATCCAACTACATGGgactattttctttaattatgcGTGGAGTAAAGGTAAATTTCAATTCTAACCGTTGTCAAGTAAAGAAATGATTATTTGTTCGTAGGCATATCATCTAAAAGCAGCACATGAAAATCTCTCAAGTGAAATCCCTACCCTATCAATCCGATCAATGTAGACCGTATTAATAATAACATACTTTTTTGTGTAATCTTTACAGATGACAAAACTGAGGAAACAGACAAATCGACCAAACTTTCGGTAGCGGCTAAATCGTTACAATTTGATTCAACTGAAACTCAAAATAATGGAGAGGAACCTCCAAATGCCACTCGCACAAAAGAATCCCTTCATGAGTTAGCTTTAAATGGACAGGAGGTAAGAGTTcggaaaatatacaatatatataacaCATACGGATATTTACAATGATGTTGAGTTTCATAAAAGCATAAATGCATAAGACCCTGTGAAAATAGATATTTAAAGCAACCCTCCCAGAAAAACGGCGAGGAATAATATCACAAAATATTCTGACCAATTAACACTCTAGTGAAAGAGTCGAATTTTGTTGACTCcacttaacaaattttaatataatgataaataaaaagGAGCTGGAAAGATCTCAAGTAATacctatgaaaatattttttctattgatATCCTGATGTTAGGTTCCCTTTaattttggaacaatttcagtGCTCCTAACTTCATAGATTACATCCACGGATGATACTGAAtgtctttacatatttaatacgTATAAGAACATGTTCTGATGCATTTAACTTTGGGAGCATATTTATCAACCAGGAGAAAAACGAAGAATGTATTTTTCTAGGCAGAGCCAAAGCCAAACATGAAAAATCATTGTCACGTTAGGGCTCTCCAGCAGAGCTGTATCGACCGGTAGTGTTTACGTACTTTACCAACCCGCGCCCATAATTGCATGAGGTCAATGAGTACTGGCAAAAAGGCGGCGTGCAATTTCGCCCAGACACATTCTACTAGGTAACGGtgtgcaaaatatataaaagagagTTAAAAACGCAAGAGACTAGAAAAAATATAAGAGagacttatatgtatgtacgagtacataGGGAAATGAGTAGGTGAGAGAATAAATTTAGATGGACACCGCTTATAAAAGCCATAATACAGGGTATagtgcaaagaaaaaaaataatcaagcggaagtaaattaatttgaagGCCCTGCTTTTGAATTATCCATTACATTAATAGTGATACAaaagatacaattttttatacagggtttgcccggaaagtaatatgactgaatcgttttaaaaaaatttattgaaccaattgtTACAAGTCCTTAAAAACTATCAAAATAGTTTCTTTCTGCATCAATGCAGCGCTGCTAGCGCGATTTCAAAGCATTGAAGGCATCACTCAAGGGATTTTCCGGAATATCCTTGAGGGGTAAATGCTGCTTGGATCTcttctgtcgtctcaaaatgcttgcctttcatcggcctttttaggcaaggaaacaaaaaacgtccgggggaccacatctgggctgtaaggcggctgcggaagcgaatttaaatcgaaaaaaattcttcgttcaagcctttaattattatatctcaaagacctgtgtaaaatttcgtgaagatcggatttagctagcctcgagcgcaaaAGTTTCCAAGACTGTATCTCagaaactattactcagatcaacttgaaaatttaggacaatactctagaggtgttgtagaatttaataagacataaaaaagaaattcgattttttgaaacctgtaaacccatgtaactccttaaagTCCTAATCTAATATTATGTTTATCCAAATGTACTAATATTATCTACCGCTCcactttcagcgaatttccagAAATATAGAAATTAAAAGTGAACCTAAAGAAGGTAAGGAGCAGCCTCCCCACCAACAGCAAACTAACAAGCACCACGCCGTAGGAGAAATTGTTGAAGGCACCGCTGCCAGTAATAATAACAAACGCGCCCCGCTACCGACCACACCACAAAGTCAACCACATTTGGAGCCTACTACCTTGCAAGAACAAGAACTACCGTCTCCGCCCGTGCCACCAGCTCCACCGCAAAATTCACCAATCGATTATTGTCGAACAACCAGCATCGCAAACATGAATCCATATGCCTATGTGCCACCACCAACGACGCAATTAAAAGCACCGACGTCAGCGGCTGCTGCAGCGGCAGCGGCTGCAGTtgcggcggcggcagcagcagctgctGCGTCAATACGCACGAACAAAAATCGCATTATGGAATGTGACCTCATACCAAACAGAAAATCGAAACGGAAATTGAACCCTATTTCGGGAAAGTGGCAAAAGGATGTGGGAGGTGATGCGAGCGACAGTACGAAAGAGAAGAGGGTAGGTAGTATGCTCAGGGCTTCTCTGTTTATACTCGTAAGAGATTGTAATGttcgaattttcaaaaacatgGTATTTACTTTAAGATCATTATTTATTCTAAAAtcgcaaaataatttaatgtattATGTTATTTTTCTATGAATATTCAAAAATCTGTCTTTAAACAGGATATGACTCCGCTGCCTGGCTTCCAACAAGCCTTTGGCTCCACTGAAATCGGTCGTTTTTTCGAGACATTTTTATTGAGTCCGCCAGACTGCCACAGCTTCACTGACAACTACGAGCCTTTAGATGTCGAGGAACCATGGCAGCAATCtcaccaacaccaacaacagcagcagcaataccAATTACAAATTAAAGAGGATCAGGAACAGCATGAACTTAATCAGTTACAACAAtacaagcagcaacaacaacaatatgcacAACAAGAGTATCTTAATCGAAGATATGCTGATAATAACAGCTACCAATCGCTTCATCAACGACTGTATCCCCACTACCCACATCCGCCACTCCATCCCGCACACCCGTACCACCGAGGCCAGTCGTACCCATACCCCATTAGTGCTAACAGTAACCACCGCGATATGTGGATGTACGGCCGCAACGCCCTCAATCCTTATGTGATGCCTTTCGAATATGGTGCTGCCAGATCGGCCAGCAGCTCGCCCTCGTCGCCTTATCAAATGCCTTTGAATTTGCGATCAGGTTACGGCTCCGCATACGATGGCAGAGGTTACACCTATGGGCGTATGAACAGTACTTACAGTGGCATACGTTGTAACGGCTATTGAAATAAGTTTGTACAATAGGTTTTATGTGAAGAAAATAACCgttaaacataattaaaaagaaattttcaaaaacattaataatttataGAGTCAAGTGATAAGTTAGTTcttcatgcatatgtatataggatCATTGATATGATCAGGTGAAAAGTTAATACAAATATGTGCCTTTTCGGACAAAATTCTGGAACGTCGTCTTCAGTTCAAAATAACAGTATGCAAACAATTTGATCAAAATTAGTATAAAATTATAGTGAAGTGTATATATGTGGAGATATAACACGAGAATGCAATGAATGAAATTGCTTTTAATCGCTAAAGgatacaaaaatatcaaaataaagcaaaattaaaaaagtacaaCTGAGAAGAAATActcgtaaaaaaattaaatgtaaacaaaattgcGAAATTGATTTAAACGagtgtaatattttttcaattagcCGCGAAAAAGCGAGAGGAGAGAATATTGAtgcttatgtatataatttttttcgacatatttttaatttttcgatgaCACTTTTCCTGGTTTAAGGGTCTAAGTAAACTGAAAAGCTATGCCATTTAAGGTTAGAAAGCGAATTTAAAAAGCAAATGTCATGATAAGATGCAAACAAAGGCACACCTGAGCTGTATCCATGGCGAAATGTCAAGCGGAGTCTGGGGTTGAGTTTCTATAGGCATGCAAGATGACAGCTTTTTGATCGGAAAATGGTTGCATTGTGTtatctttttaaatttagagaaaaattctcacaaaaaaattggttataagaaaaactttaatattatacatacaaatgtattataCGATGGTTTTAGTTAACGCCACAACAACTTCATCAAAGTCCCAGACatgagtatgtatatttataaaacaaaaataattaaacatcaCACTACATATAAGCATTAGcagtaaaacttaataaaaagaAACTTTGTCTGCTGCACTTGCATTAAAAACACGTGGAAACTggagcaaaagtcaaaagaaacaaattccaatagacaaaaataaataaataataaatttttaacttaagtgaaaacaataaaaaaaagtctATGATCATGAATGtgccatttaaatatttaattatcgaATAATATTATACTCCAACTTCTCTAGACAATTGAAAGTAGTCAAATTTATGTGAATTAAATGTAAATGCAGAACATGCAGTTTCATGTTAAAAACATGCGTTTGCATGTCAAACATTTGTCTGTACATGCATGATAAACGGCAAATTTAAAACGAAAATTGTTACAAAGaaagaatttatatatatgtatgtatatataaatgcatatatgtatgagtgtatttatttgagtttattactttttgtaatattaattgCATAAGatttaaacgaattttttgaaatacatataaatatatttttaacttatctACTTACTCACACATCTACAACTATCCATTTATtctagttttcttaaaaaaaaaatcaaattacttTAGCGAAACAATCGTTAAAAAAATTGGGCTCACTTTGAAAACATCGGTACGAAACGGGTGGTTTTCAATAAAGtaatacataattacatacatgaagagcaacaaagcgacggtgatcgatggattgccggccgagctatttaaacatggcagcgaagaactgataaggagcatgcatcagcttctttgtagaatatggtcagacaaaagcatgcccgacgattggaatttaagtgtgctctgcgcaatccacaaaaagtgagaccccacaatctgcgccaacaacTGTGGGATAAGCTTAGTCCacattgcatataaggttctaacgAGCATACAGTGTGGAAGATTAAAgcacaccgtcaacaaactgattggaccttatcagtgtgactttaagtctggaaaatcaacaactgaccagatattcaccatgcgccaaatctcaAACGGATGTGTAAACTAACGTAGTGTaacaccaaaagttccgtcagggtcgcgaaggacctctctgaaccgttcaataccaaatgaggtttcagacaaggcgactaccAATGAAAGTATTTCTTGCGACTACTTCAATCTActcctaaaaaataatttgagcttcAGATCTGAATAGGGATGGTATACgagtaatatgtatatttatactacaagagtgtacaaatactgacgtacgccgatgatattgatagcaTTGACCTCAAcaatcgcgccgttagttctgctttctccagactgaataaagaagcgaagcaaatggatctggtagtgaacgaaagcacgacgaaatatctcctgtcatcaaacaaacagtcgtcgtactcgcgacttggctctcacgtcactgctgacagtcataactttgaagtcgtagataatttcgtctatcttggaaccagaactaacaccaacaacaaggtcagactcgaaatccaacgcagaataactcttgtcaacaggtgctacctcgGCCTGAGCatgcaattaagaagtaaagttccCTCTGGACGCACTAAAATCAAGTTCTACAAGTCATTCATCAtcaacatctaatgagtcggcgttacgagttttcgagagattAGTACGGCTGAAGAttcatggtcctttgcgcattggcagtcgatgagctgtgcgagatattcgacgacattgacatagtccagcaaattaagagacagcggctacggtgGCTAGGACATTTCGTCCGAATCGATGAAAACACTGCTCTGAGAGTCACTCTTTTGTTTGCTCTATGAGCAGAAGGAATCATTGGTCCCTATTTCTTCAGAAATGATGCCTACCATATTATTATGTCAATGCTATAGAGCGATAATAGATGGCTTTTTCGTCTATACAGCTTACGCAACAGcaaattgattgaaaaaaacttttggactttttaattttgaattgccAGCGTGCTGATATGTCGGTATTATGTCACAcactaattttcaatttttaattccatcgtTTTGGAGAATTTGAAATCTTATTgttaatgcaaaattttagaaataaaaaatttgcaacccTGCTTAGCGACATGATATTTAACTGtgtaaagttttgttttatttcagaacaaagttttttctgtaaatttccGATCGATTATAAGTTttgtgatatatgtacatgtataaaaatataaaatcaggTTTCCGAAAACAACTTAACATCgttgaatttaaaacaaaaaataataaaaatacacatttcGAAAACACCGTTATGTTCGCGTATTTGTTGAATGGGTTGTTACTCCCGACCTCTCAGCTTAGAGTTTGCCTCTTCCTCCTCTCTTTCGCATAAGTATGTGAATAGGGTGTGGAGCATCTTCAGCTTCTACTTCCAAATCTTCTAATTCATCGAAGAATTCCTTAGTTATATTCCGCATTTTATGTGTCATAATTCGCGGATATTCAACTGAAAAGAACGCACCAATTAGAAGTAATCACATAAACTTTAACTATGTACGAGTCTTTAAAGAACAAATTTGAGTTATGACCATAAAACAGCAATACAAGTCAACTTTCTACAAAGAAAGTATTTCTGATTGTTTTTGAACGAGCAAACAGATCCAATGTAAACAAGCTctttattttcaacttaaacCCAGACTAATTTTACTcttcttatatattttatatgggattcttttgatattttacaataaattttttatctccAAAGAAAATTAAACTACAACTTTGAAGAGAAGATAGTTCAATATGAAATTCTCCGCTCTACAAAACAGACcttgatatttttttcataaaaatattcctttaaaaattatagGCAGTTAAAGTTATGCATCAAATGTACTGTATTCTTATAGTACGCCacgtcgtatgagcaacattgtATGTATCAAGTCAATTCAAAAGTCCCGGCCTAGTtgttttggcaaaattcgtttttttttattgaaaatagtttaCTTAAAGAGTGCTACACCATTTATTGCGGCCCTCCAGCTTATCGATACCAGATAAACTTTCGGTTTTTCGTacaaaaactatatatgtacatacatatgttatatccAATGTAACTGCGTCTCATAACCATGCGAAAATCTATTTCCTATTTCACCCTTACCTTGAAACTTTATAATTAGATCGCCgaacttctttttcttcaatCCAGCGGGTCTCATATCAGGAGCAATGGGTAAATTTTCACAAACTGGAAGTCCCTCCTTTGGCATAATTTTCACATAGCCAGGATATACCACATCGGACACGTTTATTTTCAGAGCACGCTTATCTAATGTGTTAATTGTGAAGCTAAACCCGACAAGCGCGTCCCTTAAAGTTATGTTATGGGTATAGACTAAATCATGATGGTGGCTGCGCTCAAATAGATGATGTGGTTTATCAGctgttataaatataatatctgCTGGTATTTTCGTGGGACTGCGGTCACCTTCCTCCTTAAAGCAAAATCGTGTACCTTGGGTGGTGCCTGGTAGTATTTTGAGTTTAAGAGTTTTCTTTCTAAGCACCAAAAATATAATCTTTGTAGGCGTTTAAAATAGTTTGCATTACCTTTTCTCTGTGCGTGTTTCCTTCGTGTCAATGAACTCTTGCCTCCAGACATGCATTAATTTCGTACAACCTTTGAATACTTCTTCTAActccaaataaataattttctctaCCGGCGGGTCTTTCTTACGCACTCCAATGCCATGTTCCAATGTAGAATAGAGCAAAGGTGGGTTCGTAACGATGTCGATGATATTTGCGTAAGGCGAGTAGCTGCCAAAAACGTTATGATATACTTTCATATGATCACCATGATATTGGTAAGGCGGAAAGTAACCGTTAGGCAATTGAATGCCTTGAAAAAGTCCAGCCTCACCGAAACGATCATAGATGGCTCGATACAAATCGTTTCCTACAATTTTATGTCTTACAAACGTTGTgtcatatttgtattttaatggTGTTGGTATTACCTAAAACATCATAGGCCATGTTAATATATTCCCATTGGCGATTAGTTGACAACGGTTCCATATGTGTTGGTCCCAAAAGAGGAACGAAGTCACGTTCATACTTTGGATCGCGATGGGGACACAGCTGTATGGCCAATTTTCGATACGCCAACGTTATACTCTCCTTGGGCGCATCATGAGGCACATTTAATACTGCATAGTAATCGAGTTCTGTGCGATTCATGTGGGCTGATAATGGAATGCTCCAATTTGTTATTACAAACTAATTTATGTTTTCGATATTGAATATTTGAGCAAACCAATTGACTttcgttgaaaacaaaaacttttgtgATTTTCATCAACAAGCAGATTATGAATTACTGTTACTAGAACGAACAAGTTCGAGGCAGTGGCTCGTCGCAGATAACATACAAGTTCTTATGGACGTCAGAAATCCCATTTCGGCTCAACAATGTGGGATTGCTGCATTGtagcatattattattattattgcttccAGCCAAAGGAGGAATGCGGCGGAAACCGTTCAGacaacagtcgggtctacaTAATCGGAACGGACCCGCACTTTTATCCGGTATCCGGTCAAGAACGGTCAACTCAGCAGAATTCTTAACAGGAATGCCGCAACATCTATAACAGACACTTGAAACCATACATTATTCATGCTTCTTATAACGAGCTTATAACGTTATTACCCTTCGTAGTTAAATGTCTCACCCATTATAACTTTTATCGCTTGCTTTGAAACCTTTTTGATCAAATATCGTACCTCTGAAACTAGGGTTATCCGTAAAAGGTGACTTACCACGACGAATTCCTGTGTAATTCGCcttatgtgatttttttatacaaatatttacgaATAGTGGTTCAAAGgtgaaagaaaaaacaaagcaaatagcTTGAAATGGCAATActatttctaataaaacttggcagcacatttttaaatttaattagctaagcagaaaaaagaaaaaatttggaaaatttctgtCTTCTGAAAATTGTAtagataaaaatcaaatatattcgtgttaaaatattttatttctgtttgTGCGGATACAATACTACATTCCAATGCATTTGGGAGCGGACATCTCTAGTGCCCTGCAGCAAATCGAAGCTGTTAAGAAGGGCATCGATGAATCTGAAGATCCGAAATTGCAACTGCAAACTGCCGAGAGccttaaaacaattttagatttattacAGGATCCAGTTTTTCGTACAATTGTTCACGTACA from Bactrocera tryoni isolate S06 chromosome 5, CSIRO_BtryS06_freeze2, whole genome shotgun sequence includes these protein-coding regions:
- the LOC120777695 gene encoding dnaJ homolog subfamily B member 13; amino-acid sequence: MNRTELDYYAVLNVPHDAPKESITLAYRKLAIQLCPHRDPKYERDFVPLLGPTHMEPLSTNRQWEYINMAYDVLGNDLYRAIYDRFGEAGLFQGIQLPNGYFPPYQYHGDHMKVYHNVFGSYSPYANIIDIVTNPPLLYSTLEHGIGVRKKDPPVEKIIYLELEEVFKGCTKLMHVWRQEFIDTKETRTEKRKKTLKLKILPGTTQGTRFCFKEEGDRSPTKIPADIIFITADKPHHLFERSHHHDLVYTHNITLRDALVGFSFTINTLDKRALKINVSDVVYPGYVKIMPKEGLPVCENLPIAPDMRPAGLKKKKFGDLIIKFQVEYPRIMTHKMRNITKEFFDELEDLEVEAEDAPHPIHILMRKRGGRGKL